Proteins encoded together in one Desulfosporosinus meridiei DSM 13257 window:
- a CDS encoding TetR/AcrR family transcriptional regulator — MHQEMSRREKKKLQTKKTISEIALKLFSTKGLEETTIAEIMEKAALGTGTFYNYFETKEAILKYCLAERIDCAKQTCEDIQTSALNATEKLHQILKVISKTHDENRQMIGLYVKFNRNPDKVEQKPPHGARFEEILTSIIIEGQAKNEFRNDIPPEIINEMFSGILKSTLNSNLGFSFMDNISYKHSLLLEGVINKKG, encoded by the coding sequence ATGCATCAGGAAATGAGTAGGCGGGAGAAAAAGAAACTTCAAACCAAAAAGACTATATCAGAAATAGCTCTAAAGCTATTTTCTACTAAAGGCTTAGAGGAAACTACCATAGCTGAGATCATGGAAAAAGCGGCTCTGGGAACAGGTACCTTTTATAATTACTTCGAAACTAAAGAAGCGATTCTAAAATACTGTCTGGCTGAAAGAATAGATTGTGCCAAACAAACCTGTGAAGATATACAAACTTCGGCCTTAAATGCTACGGAAAAATTGCACCAAATCCTAAAAGTTATATCCAAAACTCATGATGAAAATCGGCAGATGATAGGGTTATACGTCAAATTTAATCGCAACCCTGACAAGGTCGAGCAAAAGCCACCCCATGGGGCCAGATTTGAAGAGATTTTAACCAGCATTATTATTGAAGGGCAAGCTAAAAATGAGTTCAGAAATGATATTCCACCGGAAATCATTAATGAGATGTTTTCCGGCATTCTTAAGTCAACCTTAAATAGCAATCTGGGTTTTTCTTTCATGGATAACATTAGCTATAAGCATTCTCTGTTATTAGAAGGTGTGATTAATAAGAAGGGCTAA
- the hemA gene encoding glutamyl-tRNA reductase — protein sequence MFPVAIGLNHRTAPVEIRERMSFHPSQMLKALQELKECPGIQGAVILSTCNRTEVYAATMDVETGISSIKDFFSSHHGIEEKILEQYLYSHTLYDAVRHLFRVVSGLDSLVRGETQILGQVSNAYQQASDAGVTNKVINVFFQTALAVGKRVRTDTMIDQHPVSISYTAVELAKQQFGELQGKGILILGAGEMSTLTVKHLVSAGATTVLVSNRSYDKAVLLAQECAGRAVRLDDVDQYLAEVDIVISATASKHFVLMPERMQEIMKIRKNRPILLIDIAVPRDIHPEVGNIPEITLFDIDDLRGVVDRHHQERELAAIKAEKIIDEEMELFLKWHNTQSVVPTILALQKKGEQIRDLQVERALEHFSGLTPKQEKVIRSMANSIVNHLLHIPIINLKEYANTSQGHLYAEVFQNIFDLNVGEEGARRNMTKKRHAQGCHRRAE from the coding sequence ATGTTTCCTGTCGCTATTGGGTTAAATCACCGCACTGCACCTGTAGAAATTAGGGAAAGAATGAGCTTTCACCCATCTCAAATGCTGAAGGCTCTCCAAGAATTAAAAGAATGTCCGGGGATTCAGGGGGCCGTGATCCTCAGTACCTGTAACCGTACCGAGGTATATGCTGCAACTATGGATGTGGAAACAGGGATCAGCTCAATTAAAGACTTTTTTTCCAGTCATCATGGCATAGAGGAAAAAATTCTGGAGCAATATCTGTATTCCCATACCTTATATGATGCCGTCCGCCATTTATTTCGGGTAGTTTCAGGACTGGATTCGCTGGTTCGAGGAGAAACCCAAATCCTTGGACAAGTCAGCAATGCTTATCAGCAAGCCAGCGATGCAGGAGTTACTAATAAGGTGATCAATGTCTTTTTTCAGACTGCCTTAGCAGTGGGAAAACGTGTGCGTACCGATACAATGATTGACCAGCATCCTGTGTCCATCAGTTATACAGCTGTAGAGCTGGCTAAACAACAATTCGGTGAACTCCAGGGAAAAGGAATTCTAATTTTAGGGGCCGGAGAAATGAGTACCCTGACTGTCAAACATTTAGTTTCCGCCGGGGCTACTACAGTGTTAGTTTCCAATCGATCCTATGATAAGGCTGTTTTGCTCGCTCAGGAATGCGCCGGTCGTGCCGTTCGGCTGGATGACGTAGATCAGTATCTGGCGGAAGTAGATATAGTTATTTCGGCCACCGCCTCGAAGCATTTTGTTTTGATGCCGGAACGCATGCAAGAAATTATGAAAATAAGAAAAAATCGTCCCATACTGCTTATTGATATTGCGGTTCCACGGGATATTCACCCTGAAGTTGGGAATATCCCTGAAATTACTCTATTTGATATTGATGATTTGCGGGGAGTTGTCGATCGGCATCATCAAGAGCGAGAGCTGGCAGCAATTAAAGCTGAAAAGATTATTGATGAAGAAATGGAATTGTTTTTAAAATGGCATAACACTCAGTCTGTTGTACCAACAATTTTGGCCCTGCAGAAAAAAGGAGAACAAATCAGAGATCTGCAAGTTGAGCGTGCTCTGGAGCATTTTAGCGGGTTAACGCCTAAACAGGAAAAGGTAATCCGTTCAATGGCTAATTCTATTGTTAATCATCTCCTGCATATTCCGATTATCAATCTCAAAGAGTATGCCAATACCAGTCAAGGACATCTCTATGCTGAAGTTTTTCAAAACATATTTGATTTAAATGTTGGTGAAGAAGGTGCTCGTCGAAACATGACCAAGAAGAGACATGCGCAGGGGTGCCATAGGAGGGCTGAATGA
- the hemC gene encoding hydroxymethylbilane synthase produces MKNIRIGTRDSQLAMWQAEWVQSQLTKLYPDLNFVLVPMKTKGDKILDVPLSKIGDKGLFTKELEHGLLNDELDMAVHSLKDMPTQLPPGLIISAFCEREEPRDVFLSKNGVKLEELPPGALIGTSSLRRKSQLKHYRPDLNFTDLRGNLQTRWRKLQESDMVGIVLAAAGVKRLGWAHRITQILPEDIMLSAVGQGSIAIEIDEKRSDVAELLARLNHPETERAVRAERTLMRKLEGGCQVPIGALGQVVDGEIILRGMVASLDGVRVLKAEVRGSDPEKVGIEVANRLIEMGAASILEEIR; encoded by the coding sequence ATGAAAAATATACGCATAGGAACTCGGGATAGTCAATTAGCAATGTGGCAAGCTGAGTGGGTTCAATCTCAACTAACTAAGCTATATCCGGATCTCAATTTTGTGCTTGTCCCTATGAAAACTAAAGGGGATAAGATTTTAGATGTTCCACTTTCTAAGATCGGAGATAAGGGATTATTCACCAAGGAATTGGAACACGGTCTCTTAAATGACGAACTTGACATGGCTGTTCATAGTCTTAAAGATATGCCAACCCAATTACCCCCAGGCCTAATCATTAGTGCTTTTTGTGAGAGGGAAGAACCCAGAGATGTTTTCTTAAGCAAGAATGGAGTAAAACTCGAGGAGCTGCCTCCAGGGGCCCTGATTGGAACAAGTAGTTTGCGTCGGAAGTCTCAGCTCAAACATTATCGGCCGGATCTAAATTTCACAGATTTAAGAGGTAATCTGCAAACCCGTTGGCGGAAGTTGCAAGAATCTGACATGGTGGGTATTGTCCTGGCTGCTGCCGGTGTTAAACGACTGGGCTGGGCACATCGCATCACTCAGATCTTACCGGAAGATATTATGTTGTCAGCAGTCGGTCAAGGATCTATCGCTATTGAAATCGATGAGAAACGTTCAGATGTTGCCGAACTGTTAGCTCGTTTAAATCATCCGGAAACGGAAAGAGCAGTACGGGCCGAACGTACATTAATGCGCAAACTTGAAGGAGGCTGTCAAGTTCCTATCGGAGCTTTGGGTCAAGTGGTTGATGGGGAGATAATCCTGCGAGGGATGGTGGCAAGTTTGGATGGCGTCCGCGTACTTAAAGCAGAAGTAAGAGGTAGTGATCCCGAAAAAGTAGGTATTGAGGTTGCTAATCGTCTGATTGAGATGGGAGCTGCTTCAATATTAGAGGAAATTCGATAG
- a CDS encoding FO synthase, translating into MPSLFALSELKDLVDKIENSQRLDLDDGVRLLKSQEILTLGYMANLVREQKNGNKTYYKVNRPIDFADIGASLTEKEKCSTALMIYGNPISPEEFIDSLIRLRNQQDQANQFSTFSPVPYYTKEELAGSMGVGNTTGNEDLKILAISRILLDNFSHIRAYWMLLGQKLAQVSLAFGVDDLDGSVLEEQSTPSSGASFCMSKGALIHLIQKAGRDAVERD; encoded by the coding sequence ATGCCCTCACTGTTTGCCCTAAGCGAACTAAAGGATCTGGTAGATAAAATTGAAAACAGTCAACGTTTAGATCTTGATGACGGCGTACGTTTGCTGAAAAGTCAAGAGATATTAACCCTGGGATATATGGCTAATCTGGTGCGTGAACAGAAAAACGGCAATAAAACCTATTATAAGGTTAATCGTCCCATTGACTTCGCAGATATTGGAGCGTCTCTCACAGAAAAAGAAAAGTGCTCAACCGCCTTGATGATCTATGGCAACCCAATATCCCCGGAAGAGTTCATTGACAGTCTGATCCGACTTCGTAACCAGCAAGATCAAGCAAATCAATTCAGCACCTTCAGTCCGGTTCCTTATTATACAAAGGAAGAATTAGCAGGAAGTATGGGTGTCGGTAATACAACGGGTAATGAAGATTTAAAAATCTTGGCAATTTCGAGAATTCTTCTCGATAATTTTTCGCATATTAGAGCTTATTGGATGTTACTAGGGCAAAAATTAGCTCAAGTTTCCTTGGCCTTCGGCGTCGATGACTTAGATGGCAGTGTTCTAGAGGAACAGAGTACGCCCAGCTCTGGAGCAAGCTTCTGTATGAGCAAGGGTGCCTTGATCCACTTGATACAAAAGGCAGGGCGAGATGCCGTTGAAAGGGACTAA
- a CDS encoding twin-arginine translocase TatA/TatE family subunit, whose amino-acid sequence MGLSEILLILVVVLILFGPEDLPVIARSLGKLVFEIRKATNELTKEFQSTIETPANVINKAFEQTTSPRVVEKDTESPSAESEDLKSEEEELLTYEDEIPKNPLAELPSDMVSYEEKGASR is encoded by the coding sequence ATGGGATTAAGTGAAATTCTCTTAATTTTAGTTGTTGTACTTATTTTATTTGGTCCAGAGGATCTGCCTGTTATAGCCAGGTCCCTTGGTAAACTGGTTTTTGAAATTCGTAAAGCTACCAATGAATTAACTAAGGAATTTCAAAGTACAATAGAAACGCCGGCAAATGTTATTAACAAAGCCTTTGAACAGACTACTTCGCCACGGGTTGTTGAAAAGGATACGGAGTCACCCTCAGCTGAGTCGGAAGATCTTAAATCAGAAGAAGAAGAACTTTTGACGTATGAGGATGAAATCCCGAAGAATCCACTGGCGGAACTGCCATCAGATATGGTATCTTATGAAGAAAAGGGTGCGAGCAGGTGA
- a CDS encoding cytochrome c biogenesis protein ResB, with amino-acid sequence MKEYHEGIVEDIWRFFSSMKLGLILLGLVALVAGIGTVFPQINLDPQGAKAVSKLWQTLGFTNIYGSTLFRLLMGLLCINLIVCSIQRFQGIYNQTFALKPPESITSVLNKVQAKLKGESGTLRSSIETLLQQSGFKVISREIDNGWSFIAIKRRLGNWGSLISHISFVVLVIGAILGTTLGFKGFMMTGAGTTVPLSSINLSKGTVKQDFDVHIYSAEDRFLENGDRDNWYTDMAIIQNGQEVIRQTISVNHPLTYQGVTFYQASFANGARLTVDLKDQKIPVVLQDHGGNYFQAPGTDLYLIAAAIKSDPQEPIMLYQVYRGTGVEPVQKGQINLGQTIDVQGEYKLTLEGNVGFTGLQVKQDPGVTVIWLGCALLLLGLILSFYWRTVVVSGVFKSGQDSIGELTIGARAGKVTGGLQQEFDRLIQGIQSKREGAL; translated from the coding sequence GTGAAGGAATATCACGAGGGCATTGTAGAAGATATATGGCGGTTTTTCAGCTCAATGAAGTTAGGGCTGATACTCTTAGGATTAGTAGCTCTCGTCGCGGGAATAGGTACGGTATTTCCACAAATAAACCTAGACCCTCAAGGAGCTAAAGCCGTCAGTAAACTATGGCAAACCCTTGGTTTTACGAATATTTATGGTTCGACTTTGTTTCGTTTACTGATGGGATTGTTATGCATTAATTTAATTGTGTGCAGTATCCAACGTTTTCAGGGGATTTATAATCAAACCTTTGCCCTTAAACCACCAGAAAGCATTACAAGTGTGCTTAATAAAGTTCAAGCTAAATTAAAAGGTGAGAGTGGGACTCTCCGGAGTTCTATTGAAACTCTCTTGCAACAAAGTGGCTTCAAAGTCATTAGTCGAGAAATCGACAATGGCTGGAGTTTTATTGCCATCAAACGTCGCTTGGGAAACTGGGGTTCACTGATTTCCCATATTTCCTTTGTTGTGCTAGTCATCGGAGCAATCCTAGGTACAACTCTGGGCTTCAAAGGTTTTATGATGACCGGAGCAGGGACAACCGTGCCTTTGAGTTCGATTAATCTATCCAAGGGAACTGTTAAGCAAGATTTTGATGTACATATCTATTCGGCAGAGGATCGCTTTCTGGAAAATGGAGATCGAGATAATTGGTATACAGATATGGCAATCATCCAAAACGGACAGGAAGTAATTCGCCAGACAATCTCTGTTAACCATCCCCTAACCTATCAAGGGGTCACCTTCTATCAAGCAAGTTTTGCCAATGGGGCTCGACTAACCGTTGATCTGAAGGATCAAAAAATCCCAGTTGTTTTACAAGATCATGGGGGGAATTATTTTCAAGCACCTGGAACGGATCTCTATCTAATCGCTGCAGCCATTAAAAGTGACCCGCAAGAACCAATTATGCTTTATCAAGTCTATAGAGGAACCGGTGTAGAGCCTGTACAAAAAGGTCAAATTAACCTAGGACAAACTATTGACGTACAAGGTGAATATAAGCTAACTCTTGAGGGTAATGTAGGATTTACCGGATTACAAGTCAAACAAGACCCTGGCGTAACGGTTATCTGGCTGGGGTGCGCTCTATTGCTGCTGGGACTTATCTTGTCTTTTTACTGGCGTACAGTGGTAGTATCGGGAGTGTTCAAATCTGGACAGGATTCAATTGGAGAACTGACGATAGGGGCCAGAGCCGGTAAAGTAACAGGTGGCCTCCAGCAAGAGTTTGACCGTTTGATTCAGGGAATTCAATCGAAAAGGGAGGGCGCACTGTGA
- a CDS encoding UbiA-like polyprenyltransferase translates to MDKLKVFFEMIKFEHTIFALPFAYLGAFLAAGGVPSGMKLLWITLAMIGARTAAMSLNRLVDRHIDARNPRTALRALPAGQLRVNEVYGYTVLSFLLLGISAYKLNLLALLLMPIAVFFLVLYSYTKRFTWACHLVLGISLGLAPAGAWIGITGHWALAPVLLGLGVMTWVAGFDVVYACQDVEFDRKEGLHSIPAVFGLKRSLEISSFLHILAPILFISVGVVMSLSWLYYVGVGIAIVLLFRQHHLVSADDFSKLGVAFFDLNGYLSILLFVFSVLDLTLLH, encoded by the coding sequence ATGGATAAATTAAAAGTTTTTTTCGAAATGATCAAGTTTGAGCATACTATTTTTGCTCTTCCTTTTGCCTACTTAGGAGCCTTTTTGGCAGCAGGGGGTGTTCCCTCCGGCATGAAACTTTTGTGGATAACTCTGGCCATGATTGGAGCTCGAACGGCTGCAATGTCTTTAAATCGACTGGTTGATAGGCATATTGATGCACGTAACCCACGCACAGCCCTTAGGGCCCTGCCTGCCGGTCAGCTTAGAGTTAATGAGGTTTATGGTTATACAGTATTATCTTTTCTGCTGCTGGGTATATCTGCGTACAAGCTTAATCTCTTGGCTTTATTGTTAATGCCGATAGCTGTTTTTTTTCTGGTGTTATATTCCTATACTAAAAGGTTTACTTGGGCCTGCCATTTAGTACTGGGAATTTCCTTGGGTCTGGCTCCTGCAGGAGCGTGGATAGGGATAACCGGTCATTGGGCTCTGGCCCCCGTCCTGTTAGGACTTGGAGTTATGACTTGGGTTGCGGGTTTTGATGTTGTTTATGCCTGTCAGGATGTTGAGTTTGACCGTAAGGAAGGACTGCATTCGATACCGGCAGTTTTTGGCTTGAAGAGGTCCTTGGAAATATCATCCTTTCTACATATACTGGCACCAATCCTCTTCATTTCGGTAGGAGTAGTCATGTCATTAAGTTGGCTCTATTACGTAGGGGTCGGAATTGCCATCGTCTTACTTTTTCGACAACATCATCTTGTTTCGGCAGACGACTTTTCCAAGCTGGGAGTTGCCTTTTTTGACCTGAATGGTTATTTAAGTATCTTACTTTTTGTTTTCTCGGTTCTGGATTTAACCTTACTGCACTGA
- a CDS encoding precorrin-2 dehydrogenase/sirohydrochlorin ferrochelatase family protein, with protein sequence MSQYYPIFIDLHALPVLVVGGGKVALRKVQTLLHHGSLVRIVSPRLVPELKELIDGKTCFWREKEYSAEDIQEAMLVFSCTEIEEINAQVSQDAKANHRLVNVVDDPEKCSFIVPSIMEKGDLKIAVSTGGSSPIVARQVRGELEDLYGQEMAEYLTLLKNWRSRAKSELPPEKRAVFWKRATDGEIRELIKAQRLTEAKGVLEKCFLSLLG encoded by the coding sequence ATGTCCCAGTATTATCCGATATTTATAGACTTACATGCTCTGCCGGTTCTGGTTGTCGGAGGAGGAAAGGTTGCATTACGAAAGGTTCAAACCCTATTGCATCACGGATCTTTAGTCAGGATAGTCTCTCCTCGCCTCGTACCTGAGCTTAAGGAGCTAATTGATGGAAAGACATGTTTTTGGAGAGAAAAGGAATATTCTGCAGAGGATATTCAAGAAGCAATGTTGGTTTTTTCATGTACTGAAATTGAGGAGATCAATGCTCAAGTCTCGCAGGATGCTAAAGCGAATCATCGTCTCGTGAATGTTGTGGATGATCCTGAAAAATGTAGTTTTATAGTACCTTCTATTATGGAAAAAGGTGATCTAAAAATTGCTGTGTCCACCGGAGGCAGCAGCCCCATCGTAGCTAGGCAAGTTCGAGGGGAATTGGAAGATTTGTACGGTCAGGAGATGGCTGAATATCTGACTTTACTTAAAAATTGGAGAAGTAGAGCCAAGTCTGAATTACCTCCGGAAAAACGCGCTGTTTTTTGGAAGCGTGCTACAGATGGAGAAATCAGAGAACTTATTAAAGCTCAACGTTTGACCGAAGCGAAAGGAGTGCTAGAAAAATGTTTCCTGTCGCTATTGGGTTAA
- the mqnC gene encoding cyclic dehypoxanthinyl futalosine synthase, with product MQTETLKIIEKRLAGERLSISDGIELLQNADLLSLGQGANLVRQQMHPEKVVTFVIDRNINYTNVCSCQCKFCAFYCKPGDPQGYILSQDLLHAKIEETIAVGGTQLLIQGGLHPDLDLEYFEHLLQDIKAHYPIHIHSFSPPEIWDLADKSKLSIEEVIIRLRDAGLDSIPGGGAEILDDRVRHLISPNKIGWQKWMEVMTTAHKHGLKTTATMMFGHVETFEERILHMVRVREAQDQTGGFTAFIPWSFAPSNTLLGGEGSTGVEYLRTLAVARLMLDNVPNIQASWVTQGAKMAQVALSFGANDFGSTMLEENVVRAAGVQTRVPLQEIIRCIEDAGYQAVQRNTHYECLKVYRKEV from the coding sequence TTGCAGACGGAAACCTTGAAGATCATCGAGAAACGTTTAGCGGGTGAACGGTTGTCTATCTCTGATGGAATTGAACTGTTACAAAATGCTGATCTTCTTTCTTTGGGACAAGGGGCCAATCTCGTTAGACAACAAATGCATCCTGAAAAGGTAGTGACATTTGTTATTGACCGAAATATTAACTATACAAATGTGTGTTCCTGTCAATGTAAGTTCTGCGCATTTTATTGTAAACCGGGTGATCCCCAAGGATATATTTTGTCACAAGACCTATTACATGCTAAAATTGAAGAGACCATCGCAGTAGGCGGAACTCAGCTCTTGATTCAAGGGGGACTGCATCCTGATTTGGATTTAGAGTATTTTGAGCACCTGCTGCAGGATATCAAGGCTCATTACCCTATTCACATTCACTCCTTCAGCCCTCCGGAAATATGGGATCTGGCGGATAAATCTAAATTATCAATTGAAGAAGTTATCATACGTCTCCGCGATGCAGGGCTGGATTCCATTCCCGGAGGAGGCGCGGAAATCCTCGATGACCGTGTACGCCATTTGATAAGTCCGAATAAGATCGGCTGGCAGAAGTGGATGGAGGTTATGACCACGGCCCATAAGCACGGACTGAAAACTACTGCGACTATGATGTTTGGGCATGTCGAGACCTTTGAAGAACGAATTTTACATATGGTTCGTGTTCGAGAAGCTCAAGATCAAACGGGTGGATTTACTGCTTTTATACCCTGGAGTTTCGCACCTTCAAACACGCTACTCGGGGGAGAGGGCAGTACGGGAGTAGAGTATTTAAGGACTCTGGCCGTGGCTCGTTTAATGCTGGATAATGTTCCTAACATTCAAGCATCATGGGTGACTCAAGGTGCTAAGATGGCCCAAGTTGCTTTAAGTTTTGGAGCCAATGATTTTGGTAGCACCATGTTAGAGGAAAATGTGGTTCGAGCTGCAGGTGTTCAAACACGTGTCCCGTTGCAAGAGATTATTCGCTGTATTGAAGATGCAGGCTATCAGGCTGTGCAACGCAATACCCATTACGAATGTCTAAAGGTCTACAGGAAGGAAGTGTAA
- the tatC gene encoding twin-arginine translocase subunit TatC gives MRRRQRKNDEANLPLMDHLKALRKVLVISAYAILIGTIIGWFFSDRIFAYLADPVIRLQGITFITTTPMEPMLVKVKVALLIGIVLSLPIVIWQIWSFVLPALKQNERKYLYFIVPSSVILFLSGVGLCFFVVLPIGLKFLLFVGGDAITSYTPLLTKASYFGFLTTMFLTFGLVFQMPIVLLILIRIGVLSPQVLASKRRWAVLIIVILAVVVSPTPDLLTQLLMAGPMYLLYEISIWLGYLVARSREKELALK, from the coding sequence ATGCGCAGGCGACAGCGTAAGAACGATGAGGCAAATTTGCCTTTAATGGACCATTTAAAAGCCTTACGTAAAGTGCTGGTAATATCTGCGTATGCTATATTAATTGGTACGATTATCGGATGGTTTTTCAGTGATCGAATCTTTGCTTATCTTGCAGATCCCGTAATTCGATTGCAAGGTATTACGTTTATTACTACGACACCCATGGAACCGATGTTAGTTAAAGTTAAGGTAGCTTTGCTGATTGGGATAGTATTATCTCTCCCTATTGTAATCTGGCAGATCTGGAGCTTCGTCTTGCCTGCCTTAAAGCAAAATGAACGGAAATATTTGTACTTTATAGTGCCTAGCTCTGTAATCCTCTTTCTCAGTGGAGTTGGATTATGTTTTTTCGTAGTACTGCCAATTGGGTTGAAGTTTCTGCTTTTTGTAGGTGGTGATGCAATTACCTCCTATACTCCTTTACTAACTAAGGCCTCATATTTCGGATTCCTAACCACCATGTTTTTAACCTTTGGTTTGGTTTTTCAAATGCCTATTGTCTTATTAATTCTGATTAGGATAGGTGTTCTAAGCCCTCAGGTCTTAGCATCAAAAAGACGTTGGGCAGTACTGATTATCGTAATTCTAGCTGTAGTAGTGTCCCCGACGCCCGATTTATTGACTCAACTCCTCATGGCTGGGCCAATGTATCTTCTCTATGAAATTAGCATTTGGTTGGGGTATCTCGTTGCGCGTAGCAGAGAAAAAGAGTTGGCTTTAAAGTAA
- the ccsB gene encoding c-type cytochrome biogenesis protein CcsB, translating to MNQGLQNLETTSFYIMLMAYTLSMLFYWAWIGTKKDLMGRFATYLTIVGLLANTAAIILRMIIAGRPPLSNSYEFLLTFVWGITSVYLFVEFRYKLKALGAFVMPVCFMILMFIIMSMGAEERIAQSIPPALKSKWITFHVVTAMFSYGAFAISFGLGIMYLLKFSRETNGKTAKSQEAGIISRFPELETIDELSYKVIGFAFPLLTLCIITGAIWANYAWGTYWSWDPKETWSLITWIIYAAYLHARLMYGWKGKRAAWMTIFGFAAVLFTFFGVNYFLPGLHSYAVSQNLIIV from the coding sequence GTGAATCAGGGATTACAAAACCTGGAGACTACATCCTTTTATATCATGTTAATGGCCTACACCCTTTCTATGTTATTTTACTGGGCTTGGATTGGAACTAAAAAAGATCTAATGGGCCGCTTTGCAACCTATCTTACCATTGTTGGCTTACTAGCTAACACTGCAGCAATTATTTTAAGAATGATCATTGCAGGTCGTCCGCCTCTTTCCAATTCTTATGAGTTTTTGTTGACCTTCGTTTGGGGAATTACCTCTGTGTATCTTTTCGTCGAATTTCGTTATAAGCTGAAAGCTTTAGGTGCTTTTGTCATGCCCGTTTGTTTCATGATTTTAATGTTCATTATTATGAGTATGGGTGCTGAGGAAAGAATCGCTCAATCCATACCTCCGGCCCTTAAAAGTAAATGGATAACCTTCCACGTGGTTACAGCAATGTTTTCCTACGGAGCATTTGCAATTTCCTTCGGCTTGGGGATTATGTATTTGCTTAAATTTAGTAGAGAAACAAACGGAAAAACAGCTAAATCTCAAGAGGCGGGAATTATCTCCCGTTTTCCTGAGTTGGAAACAATCGATGAGTTATCCTATAAGGTAATTGGCTTTGCCTTTCCCCTCCTGACTCTCTGCATAATTACCGGTGCAATCTGGGCGAATTACGCTTGGGGCACATACTGGTCTTGGGATCCGAAAGAGACCTGGTCTCTGATTACTTGGATAATCTATGCTGCTTACTTACATGCCCGGTTGATGTATGGATGGAAAGGAAAAAGAGCGGCCTGGATGACCATATTTGGTTTTGCAGCGGTTCTATTCACGTTTTTTGGAGTCAATTATTTTTTACCGGGTCTACATTCATATGCTGTCAGTCAAAACCTTATTATTGTTTAA
- a CDS encoding polyprenyl synthetase family protein — protein sequence MKQLWLFNQINSDLQRVEKELTKFVETGYPILQDSAIHLLAAGGKRLRPAFTLLAGKFYGYPLEKLMPVAMALELIHMSSLVHDDVVDASMTRRGRATVKAKWGNIVSVETGDYLLAKSLMLISQIDNPEVSRILAEISVEMCQGEIQQIKCTFDVEQTLKQYYYRIKRKTALLISACCRLGALVSGAPKRQVWALGAYGHSLGMAFQIVDDVLDITAKPSEFGKPIGGDLRQGIMTLPMILALKSSPQSSELRELLRKKDKTEEEVWETISLIKSSGAIDQSMQLVDIYIEKAKKHLLDLPKIPTRKALEELAEFIRTRKF from the coding sequence TTGAAACAACTCTGGCTCTTTAATCAAATAAATTCAGATTTGCAACGGGTTGAAAAAGAACTGACTAAATTCGTGGAGACGGGTTATCCAATTCTTCAAGATTCTGCAATCCATTTGTTGGCTGCAGGGGGAAAGCGATTGCGCCCGGCTTTTACGCTCTTAGCAGGAAAATTCTATGGTTATCCGCTGGAAAAATTAATGCCTGTTGCAATGGCTTTAGAACTCATACATATGTCTTCACTTGTTCATGATGATGTAGTAGATGCTTCGATGACTCGAAGAGGACGAGCAACAGTTAAAGCTAAATGGGGAAATATTGTTTCTGTTGAAACGGGGGATTACCTGCTGGCAAAATCACTGATGCTTATCTCGCAGATTGATAATCCCGAAGTGTCACGAATTCTTGCTGAGATCAGTGTTGAAATGTGCCAAGGCGAGATTCAACAGATCAAATGTACATTTGATGTGGAGCAAACCTTAAAGCAATACTATTATCGAATAAAACGTAAAACTGCCTTATTAATCTCTGCTTGCTGCAGATTGGGCGCACTGGTTTCAGGTGCTCCTAAGCGTCAAGTGTGGGCGTTAGGTGCCTATGGTCATTCCTTGGGTATGGCCTTTCAAATTGTCGACGATGTTTTAGATATTACAGCTAAGCCCTCTGAATTTGGGAAGCCTATTGGAGGGGACTTGCGCCAAGGAATAATGACCTTGCCTATGATTCTCGCTCTTAAATCATCGCCACAGTCTTCTGAGTTAAGAGAGTTACTCAGGAAAAAGGATAAGACGGAGGAAGAGGTCTGGGAAACAATCTCCCTGATTAAATCTTCGGGAGCAATTGATCAGTCCATGCAGCTTGTGGACATCTATATTGAAAAAGCTAAAAAACATTTGTTGGATCTGCCTAAGATCCCAACTCGCAAAGCCTTGGAAGAGCTCGCTGAATTTATACGGACTCGCAAGTTTTAG